The Montipora capricornis isolate CH-2021 chromosome 1, ASM3666992v2, whole genome shotgun sequence genome contains a region encoding:
- the LOC138052897 gene encoding uncharacterized protein produces the protein MSALLVCVFKVTVGFIVNKSRDAAAEKLKDGDVTNQRLRDLITRELSEVKSKLDGLARKDLLAAIDFFQEGIILLHKVLRSNITQPDNGITDAIRKLEVISLNESSKELLSNAKKRFEDARRKATEAFNDEGLKPSDRVSAMEYRMMATVLEAADNPSTVSSACKMCIERLNSHPVVENCFTFEVKKRFRGLFSKQERREMVSETCRLNRMIYDIIVMTQGFGDKEVQEILQSWPRIQLDGGNDSVNPLVDPRVSKCLCKIGQKHSCLLWTFGQKGEKEQTLKEPWGITTNTLGQFIVADYKDGNVKVFDNHGNFLSLFRPVSEGKTGTVFVHDVATDQCDNMYVLVSIEDDRSKEVKSYVYLKTPNSMIPLKEDLMWSWTWSSLAISDKGKIFVRGVLAGGHHVVDMYKTDGKFVRRFGERELKVSSAVAATCGGGVAVATGGRDSYYINFFNRKGKRDGQFQVDKSFHFPQMTYHQASRCIVVAGVHVESIHLNRLEIVILTEEGEFVRNIEYKEENLMYLRGITVTIDGIIALVCRDKMGFKVLVV, from the coding sequence ATGTCTGCACTTCTAGTGTGCGTCTTTAAGGTAACTGTGGGCTTTATTGTGAATAAAAGCAGGGATGCAGCAGCTGAAAAGCTCAAAGACGGCGACGTAACTAATCAACGGCTTCGAGACTTGATTACTCGAGAACTCAGTGAAGTCAAATCAAAGTTGGACGGACTGGCAAGAAAGGATCTACTGGCTGCAATAGACTTCTTTCAGGAAGGAATTATCCTTTTGCACAAAGTATTGCGCTCGAACATAACACAGCCAGACAATGGAATCACAGACGCAATTCGGAAGTTAGAGGTGATTAGCTTAAACGAATCATCCAAGGAACTGCTTTCAAATGCCAAGAAACGGTTCGAAGATGCTCGACGTAAAGCTACAGAAGCGTTCAATGACGAAGGCCTGAAGCCGTCTGACCGTGTTTCAGCTATGGAGTATCGCATGATGGCCACAGTGCTGGAGGCAGCAGACAATCCATCAACGGTATCATCTGCATGCAAAATGTGCATCGAAAGATTAAATTCCCACCCAGTGGTTGAGAACTGCTTCACCTTCGAGGTCAAAAAAAGGTTCCGTGGTTTGTTTAGCAAGCAAGAACGTAGGGAAATGGTTTCAGAGACTTGTCGCCTGAATCGCATGATCTACGACATTATAGTCATGACACAGGGGTTTGGCGACAAAGAGGTACAAGAAATACTGCAATCGTGGCCTCGCATTCAACTGGATGGTGGAAATGACAGCGTAAACCCTTTGGTGGATCCAAGAGTCTCAAAATGCTTGTGCAAAATAGGACAGAAGCACAGCTGTTTACTTTGGACATTTGGTCAGAAAGGAGAAAAGGAGCAAACATTGAAAGAACCTTGGGGTATCACTACTAACACACTGGGGCAGTTCATTGTGGCTGATTACAAGGATGGTAACGTAAAGGTATTCGACAATCATGGGAATTTTTTGTCCTTGTTTCGTCCCGTTAGTGAAGGGAAAACTGGAACAGTGTTTGTTCATGATGTAGCAACAGACCAATGTGACAACATGTATGTCCTGGTGTCGATAGAAGACGATCGTTCCAAGGAAGTAAAATCCTATGTATACTTGAAGACCCCTAATAGCATGATTCCTCTGAAGGAGGATCTTATGTGGTCATGGACCTGGTCATCCTTGGCAATTTCGGACAAGGGCAAGATTTTTGTTCGCGGGGTGTTGGCCGGGGGACACCATGTAGTTGACATGTACAAGACTGATGGaaagtttgttcgccgtttcgGAGAGAGGGAGTTGAAGGTCTCCTCGGCTGTCGCCGCCACCTGTGGTGGAGGTGTAGCTGTTGCTACAGGAGGACGAGATTCCTATTATATCAACTTTTTTAACAGAAAAGGGAAACGCGATGGTCAGTTTCAAGTAGATAAATCATTCCACTTCCCTCAAATGACATACCATCAAGCAAGCCGATGCATCGTTGTCGCTGGCGTACATGTGGAAAGTATACACCTCAACCGCCTAGAAATCGTAATTTTAACTGAGGAAGGAGAGTTTGTTCGCAACATCGAGTACAAAGAAGAAAATTTAATGTACTTACGAGGGATCACGGTGACAATTGATGGCATAATTGCTTTAGTTTGCAGAGATAAAATGGGCTTCAAAGTACTTGTTGTTTAA